GGTGTGTAtgttctataaatgtttaatatgttttctggTGAAGCTACTTGTTTGTTGACAGTCGCTCtaataaagtaatttgtttttttcctaatTCTGGGGTTTATACTATTAATGTGTAGTATCAACTTTAATTTTGAGTCAAATTTGATCCCTAATAATTTTGCTGATGTTGCTACCTGTAAGAGAATCCCGCTAGCTTTTCTGGAGGTAGTTTCATCCGTTACATCTCTCTCATTCAGGATTTATTACCATTAAAAACacgaaaataaatattacattataatagaAAATTTCATAATGCTACTCAATAGAAGGAATATATTTCTTCCTCACATTTCTTAATAAGGTTACGGAATTTTAATAATATCCTGTTATAAATCTCTGTGGCACACTTCAAGAAGATTGAAATAAATCAAAGCTAGTTTCTAGTTTCTTCATAACAAATATTCTATATCATGGTATTAGACTATTGAATTTAATTGATATTTTACCTGTCTTTATTACATTTCAGTTGGTTATCTTCCTCACAACCTTAACTCATATTGTAGTTTTCATCACCTCCTGGTCAAGGTAATAAGTTCAAAATCATTCACGATATTATTAACAGACGTGAGATGTAATTATtccaaatataaaagagaaaaattagTAAAGCATTATTGATGTTAACATGAAATAACAAGTGGTTTAGAAATTTAATTGATATGTAGAAAGAATACTTTAACACTTGAGAGGTAGAGAGAGAGAGTAAcggtaatttaattatttaagtcGCTAGAGAGAATATTGAATTGGTGGATAGTAAAAGAAAAAGTTGGTTATTTACATAACTAGACAAGCATACATAAATGTTAAGTACAGCGCTGCTCCATGTATCTATCAGTTAATTCTTTCACTAAGTTTTCAACATCTGATACGTTTGTTTATTTCCATATGAAAACATAGATTCTTTGTATATGATAACTTCTATTTCGACTCTTTTTGGTTTTACTATTTTATCCAGTCATCCTTGAACCCGAGATATTCTACCATAGTTCTACTAACTTAGCAAATCAGTCTAATGAACTAGCAAAAGCTAGAAAAACGTTGTCTCAAAGCTTAAACTACCATATCCTGTTTCGCTTTTAAATAAGTTCCATAATTCGTGGGACAACCTATAGTTGAGCATCagtttttttatagtaatttcaTATAACGCGATATGTAAATATATGCTGCATGTTAGGaagtagaaatgttatttttctccttttctatgtaaaactatTATGTCTTTCAACCAGTTTGAAATTACTAATGAGATATTTAAGAAGgctgaagaaataaaattttataaatgctACAGTGCAACGCGGTGTTTCTTTATAACGCACTTTAGATCTTCATACATAAGGCTATTATAGATTTTTAACTATATTCTGCGTCTTCGATGGCTCACCTGGAAGTAAGAGAATTTATGACTCAAATATTTGGACTTCGATAACCACAGAGGATAGAACATAGACACTCTGTTGTGTAGCAatatgcttaacaataaacaaatatactaTATTCGACTTTCATTTCTAAAAAATACCTTAAGAttccaaaacaataaaatgaCCAACCTACAACCTTGCTAATTCTTACATTACAATTGTTACGTCTGTAACATTTTAATCTTTACCCGATTATTAACGAATACCGTAGCGTctaaagttttaatgaaacacaCAAAGAGCACAGTGTATGTGTACGTTATACGCGGCTTTTGTTTGCCGTATACTCAGCCAAGAACAATGATTCGGGCAGACAATTGGtagattttacattttaatacatctctaagctaaaatatttaatgatctGCGCAACGAACAATTCCAAGTCTATTACAAAATTGCGTCATATTTCATAAGCTTAAAGTGGTTAGTACATGCCAAACAAAAGATGAATCATCAAGTCAATTTGTGTCAATTGAACTCAACTGTTGAATTTCAAAGAACTTCTGTAACTTTTGCGCTTAAAAACTACTCTTATCTGAATTTTCTGTTCTTTGAGTATTTGCTTATTGCTATGTACAAACCGAACACCTAAATTCAATAGCTAATTCATCTTATATATGAAATTATGCATATTTTCAGGAAATAAAATTTACATCAATTATAGTCtcccgctgttacagcggtaagtctacggatttgcaacgctaaaatcaggggttcgcttaccctcggtagactcagcagatagataGTCCaaagtggttttgctataagaaaacacacatcaaaTATAGTCAAAAATGGCCTTTGTTAGCTTAGCTAATAATAGAATATCATCTTGCTGAAATGTCAGACTGAAGctaattaaaatgaaaagaattgtaGTTTAAACAACCTGCTGCGGTAACACTGCGTTATTGTTTATTGGTTTTTtcaatttcgaacaaagctagacgagggctatctacgctagccgtccctaattttgcagtgtaagactagagaaaaggccaccaacaaatagtgggattgaccgtcacttataacgccccacgactgaataagtgagcatgtttggtgttatggggattcgaacccacgaccttcagatgacgagtcgagtgccttaaccatctggccaagtCGGGCCTCACTGTATTTTTAACAGGAGTGACAGCTTAGCGATTTTCCATCTTTTGTATCTCAAACTGTGGTAACCCAACCTAATGTATATTTTCAGTGAGTATATCTACTGGACTCTCACTTCACATACCATatttcaaggcaatccattaagaaatacctgAGATATAACATCTCAAAATTTTTATTGAGTATTGAGTGTCTTcctatatttttttcttaataacaaaAGTGCGGACACTTTATTTCATAGAAAATTCGGTGTACTTATAGATCCTTTAAACCTAGAATTAGAAGTGTTAATTGGTGTAAAAATAACTCGTATGTGTAaagttattaaacacaaatcGCTCAAATTTGCCTAAAACTTATGCGCTCACCTACGAAAAGTATCACGTGAGCCGTCATCTAACACTTTTACTAGAGCTTCACTCAAAAGCAAAAGTATAccgtttttaaattttattcatcgGAAATAAAGGCGGATGAATTATAtcagcaaaatttaaaaaatgaaaggaTGTGTAGATACATAAGTACTGGTTAGGCTAAGCGAAATAGATTACCAgcttctagctcaagttttcaaaataatcaagCTAGTgaacaattattattaatgattCATTGTAAAGTTTTTAACATAAACTTACTGACTTTTATGAAAGTATCCCAGTTAAATGCGTTTAGCATACCTGTTGTTAGCTGAGGAAAATAGCATAATTAATGATGTTTAACCGAGCTCTACCAATGACCAGGTAAGTTAAAGCGTCCGATTCATAATCtgaagggcgcgggttcgaatcccccatcgcatcaaaacatgctcgctttgCAGGCGTGGGTGCGtgataatgttaggtcaatcccattattcgttggtaaaagaatagcccaaaagttggcgatgggtggtggtgactagctgctttccctctagtcttagactccagattagggacggctagcacaaatagacctcgagtagctttttgcgaaattcaaaaacaaagaatcgAGCATAGAGTTGAAACAACTTTTCACTTTAACACGCCCAAACGTATACATAAAATTTGTTTCGGGTAACGAAAACCTTAGGCTAGAAGTAACTTAAACTCCATATCAAACAATTACACTTCTAAAtaagggacggatagcgcagagagccctcgcgtagctttgcgcgaaatttcaaaacaaataatagctGTACCGATTGCATGAGAACATGACAAGAagctgttaatctaaattccatggtgtTACTGTAAAGAAAGCTATTAAACTTCCTTTAGAAAGGAATAACTGCCACATATACTTTAAATAACCTGTTTAGTTCTTTAATATAAAGATCTGTTCCGAATAATAAGGTTGCGATCCTAAAGGTAATGTTTGCACTATCGAGTCATTATATCTAATCATTAACAACTTACATGTGACTGAAAAAAAGTTGGCCACAAACGGATTGATTGTGCATCTTAAAGAAGTGAAATCAAAACTGGCGACCAAACTGATAGCTACATTTATAACATTGACAagaattttacagtaaatactcattcatcagttaactaggCCGCGTTTATTGTTTTACCTACCATCATGTCCTAAGTGGAACAAAAGTCATTATAAGTACAACTGCCAGTTTgacaccaattttgatttcatttctttaagtcgcactcttaactgttttttttccttagcattttttcacacctaaggtgtttttattagtttcatgAACACCAATTACTGGAGTTGAACAGTTGACAtcgtattaatattttttcatagttACATTTGTACTCAGTTTACTAGAACTGAAATAGCCTGCTAAATTTTAGTTAGGTtctttcaagttaagcacaaagttaaacaatggatcATCTGTGCTCTGAATGGGCGCCAACTTTTAGTGCTTTTTATTGTAGAGTGGgcttaaaacactagaaactggatttggatacccgtggtggacagatcacagatagccttttgtgtggctttgtgctttaCTACAAATAAATTGTAGAGTGgccaaatttatatattaataattggaAGTTGAGTTGTACAGATCacaatattaattgaaataaaattcaaagatAACAGCTAAACATCAAGAATCGTAGATAATGAATTAAGGAACACGAAAACTCATGAGTTTTTTAATTTgtgattaaatacaaaaatatatcctTAACTCGAATTTTCCTTCTCAAAAGATATCAAGAGCTATGCATTCGATATATTTCATAGTGATAAATAAACCTTTTTCATAAAATGCAATGATATCTATCATGAAattagtaggcccggcatggtcaggtgagttaaggagtttgactcgtaatctgagggtcgcgggttcgcatccccatcgcgccaaacatgctcgccctttcagccgtgggggtgttataatgtgacggtcaatcccactattcgttggtaaaagagtagcacaagagttggtggtgggtggtgatgactagctgccttccctctagtcttacactgctaaattagggacggctagcacagatagccctcgagcagctttgcgcgaaattcaaaaacaaacaaacaaacatgaaattagTACAGATAACATATCAACATAGCTTACAAATATAGTGGTTGAACAGCATCTAACATACATTATCCTACCAAAGGCCATGGGATACGGgtaattatgaataaaacataCCTTTTTTCCAAGATAATAATAGCGTGTTGGCCCACATTTGGCGTTAAAGACTACTTCAGTGCGTCGTGGAAGACTGTGATATTGTTCTCCAATCGTCTTTTAAGGGATTAGTAAGCTCCACTGCTGAAAAGATGATCTTGACCTTTCCCTAATTCTGTATTCCATTTCATATCAAATATTTTCTACCGGGTTGAAGTCGGGACTTTGTGCAGGCCACTGTAAAATTTCCATGTTATTTTCTTCAAACCATGTTTCCGCAGTCCTTGCTTTGTGACATGAAACATTATCATGTTGGAAGGCTCAATGGTCAGTACCATAAAACTACTACAATGTAGGACACAAAGAATAGTTCACAACATCGATGCAGGATACAACATTCATGAATCTGTGCACAGCAACCAGTAAAGCTAGTCCATACACCTGATCATCAAACTTATACCTCCAAACTTTACTGTTTGACAACACACTCAGGTCATAAGCATTCCTGGAGAATAAGTAGAAGAGTGTATATCATGATTCGTCGTTCAATGAGACCAATATCCAATGATCCACTATCTAGGTTCAATGTGTCTTGCTCAATGAAAGTTGGTGGTGTgcatttttgtgttattaatggCTTGTAGACTGCagcttttacactgctaaagtcttacactgctaaattagggactctagcacagatagtcctcgagtggctttgtacgaaattcaaaatacaaacaaacaaacattttcttatcATAACTACCAGAAATATATCAGCATGTTCTaacaattaaacatattaaagatatacacGTGTTTTGTGTATTACACTGTAGTAATTAAACATGTAGCTATATGTGCATTATCAGATATTCTGAGCttcgtttgttttaattcataaaCATAACGAAATTGTAAATACGTAATCATCTTGAAAATTGATATCCAAAGAAGTGATATACACGAAATTAAATGCTGTGCTTAAACTCATTTTTCTCTAGTTTTTATTCCTTTTTCAAAAAAACGTAAAATTAGCTCTTAGAATCCTAAAATATTACTAACTTCTACAGGAAACTTTTATGGTGACTTGAAAACGTTGCTCAGAACTATATGTCATGCCAAATCAACGGGTTCTGATAATAAGCTATTCACAGAAAATATTTGTGTgattatatctaaatattttcacaactaGATGTTATTTGTAACTTATACTACATATGAATACCATACTCAGGCATAAAAGCAACATTTATGGTCATATCAAAATCAATAAAACAGCTGTAACAATAAAATTTGCTCATATGTCATAATCACAAAgtcataaaaatgtaaatattttatcttatagaCCCAAATTAATACGCGTTTTCTTATTCAGATAATTgtactataatattaaaatctatgTCGgtctatgttttataaaattgatgtatttttttcttaatatgcATGACTTTTACTTAAGTTTGATATACATACAAATAATGTTCAACAAAAGTCCTTTTTCTGAAGATTCGTTACTTGAAGAAAATTTGTATTCATTTAATTACTGCttgagaaacaagaaataactCTGACAGTAATCAACAAGATGTGCTTTCATTTTGCGCAGGTTTTTCGTCTAATTTCTTGGCGAAAACATTCCTGATTTTCTTTATGGAAAATTCCTGGAATGATGACAAAAATTTATCTTTCATGTTGAACATAATTGCAGCGATAATTACTAAAACAGCCCCGAATAAAGATGTTACAGTCGGTATATATCCAAGGAATGCAATTTCAAGTACAAAAGCGACCACAATTTCTAATGTAAGAAAAATTGTAACGTGACTTGCGGCTATCAAATATGTTGCAAAGAAAATGCTAACTTGATAGCAAATAGAGAGACATATAAAAGCTAAAATAATTAACGATTCAGTTCCACAGGGACTAAAGAAAAATTCGTTGAAGAACCGGGCACATATAAAACCACTGAAAGCTCCAGTAGGACCTCTCCATACCTGATTAGATGTCCATGGTACATCACGAACCATTTGGAGCATGGAAATACTTACTGCATCAAACACACCGCCAAGGATGGCAAAAACAGTTCCAATAATTCTTTTCTTCCCGATGTAATTGCTAAAGTCAAAAACGCCGTTGACAACGGATGGGGATGCAACTAGGAATACACCAGTAAAATCTAGCACAATCAAACCCATTTCCCATAGTCCACAAGGTTCCCGATATATAAGGTATCCAAAAATCAAACTATAAACAGGAAGGGAGTAGTACAATACAGATGCTTCTCCAAGAGGAAGACAGGTGAAAGAGATGAATCGAGCAACATCACCAAGAGTCCCAAAGAGAGATCTAGAAACTATTACTgacattttcttttttgagaaGAGAATAGGTTCCCTTCTATAGATTAACAATGGCAGTGCTGTGACACTTGGTCCCAAGGCAGCTATTCCAGATATCATGGTTGGTGAAACACCATCAGTAATGTTAAGAAGCAGACCATTTACAGCGGCCATTACTGCCGTGAAAATTGCTAAACCTATTCCGATACATTTTCTGGACGCAGGGCTAATACGCGATAAACAGCATTCTCCAATTTCCACTTTTATTGGAACATTCTTATTTCCATCCTGAGACCTTTCACACATAGACATCGAGCCAACGAAGCGTCCGTAGAGAATGAGTTACGAACACGTTTCATAAAATGAATGTCGTACGAGTAAAAACTCAGTCTTTATCAGATTTCCGTATAATGAAACAGTAGTTTCCTACAGCGTGGCGTAGTGGTTCTGACCTTTCGTAGaagaatattatttacatacgTTTCAGCGACTAATCTCTCAGAAGCCAGCCAATGTCACACATGT
This genomic window from Tachypleus tridentatus isolate NWPU-2018 chromosome 10, ASM421037v1, whole genome shotgun sequence contains:
- the LOC143228104 gene encoding solute carrier family 35 member G1-like — protein: MSMCERSQDGNKNVPIKVEIGECCLSRISPASRKCIGIGLAIFTAVMAAVNGLLLNITDGVSPTMISGIAALGPSVTALPLLIYRREPILFSKKKMSVIVSRSLFGTLGDVARFISFTCLPLGEASVLYYSLPVYSLIFGYLIYREPCGLWEMGLIVLDFTGVFLVASPSVVNGVFDFSNYIGKKRIIGTVFAILGGVFDAVSISMLQMVRDVPWTSNQVWRGPTGAFSGFICARFFNEFFFSPCGTESLIILAFICLSICYQVSIFFATYLIAASHVTIFLTLEIVVAFVLEIAFLGYIPTVTSLFGAVLVIIAAIMFNMKDKFLSSFQEFSIKKIRNVFAKKLDEKPAQNESTSC